The region AACCAGAGCAATTAAAATATCAGCAAATAAATTGCCTAAAATAAGCAAAATCCCTCCTATTAGAAGAGAAGCCATAACAAGATACAGGTCAGAAGATAAAACACCTTCAAGAACCAGTCTTCCCATACCAGGCCAGCCAGTTATAATTTCTACAAGTCCAGCACCACTTAAAATTCCTGAAAGTTCATATCCGAAAATTGTTATCATGGGATTTATTGCATTTCTCAAAGCATGTTTAAAATATATTTTATAAGTCGGGATTCCTTTTGCATAAGCAGTAAAAATATAAGGCGAGTTAAGTGTTTCAAGAAAATTGTTTTTCATGAGGCGATATAGAGACCCTATACCTGAAATTGTTAAAATCATTCCCGGAACAAATAAGTGTTTAAGGTAATCAATAAATTTTTCAATGTTTGAAGCATTTTCATAAAAAATAGAAGTTGTTCCTCCAAGAGGTAAAACTGCTGTTTTTGCAATAAAAAATATAACAAGCATTGCGATAAAGAAGGAAGGGAGAGAAATTCCAATATAGGCAAGAAATGATAATATTCTTTCCTGCCATTTTTTATCCTTTATTGCTCCAAAAATTCCTAAAGGTATTGCGATGACCCATGTAAA is a window of bacterium DNA encoding:
- a CDS encoding ABC transporter permease — protein: MRNYILKRLLQFIPLLIGMTFISFFIIQLAPGDYFTQLKMNPEISPETIENMRKLFALDKPIIIQYFYWLKNIFTFNLGESFSYHVPVSFLIKVRLKNTIALSIFSIFFTWVIAIPLGIFGAIKDKKWQERILSFLAYIGISLPSFFIAMLVIFFIAKTAVLPLGGTTSIFYENASNIEKFIDYLKHLFVPGMILTISGIGSLYRLMKNNFLETLNSPYIFTAYAKGIPTYKIYFKHALRNAINPMITIFGYELSGILSGAGLVEIITGWPGMGRLVLEGVLSSDLYLVMASLLIGGILLILGNLFADILIALVDPRVRLR